The sequence TTTGCCTCCGTCGGGTGCAGCTATCTCTCGGTGCTGGAGGCTGCAATCCTTTCGGGCGATACGCTGGCCATCGAGGCTTCCGCGGGGATCATGGATGTCGTGAAGGGGCGGCGCAAGGAGTTCCGGTACGAATACCCCTGCCACAGCCCGGAGAAGAAGCGCTGGTTTATGATGCACGTCTCCCCGCTGTACGGAAGCGATATGACGATGTTCGTGGTCGCGCATTACGATATCACGCAGCGCTACCTGGCCGAGGAACATGCCGCGTTTCTTTCGCAGCACGATCCGCTGACGGGGTTGGCGAACCGGAGGCGTTTCGGCGAATTTGTGCAGGAGGCCATCAGGCGCGACGCGCGCAGCGGGCAGTCGGTCACGCTGCTTGAGCTGGACCTGGACAATTTCAAATCCTTCAACGATGCGCTGGGGCACCCCGCCGGTGACGACTGCCTGATGCAGGTCGCCGCGGTACTCCAGGAACACACTCGCCGACCGGATGACCTGGCGGTGCGTCTGGGCGGGGACGAGTTCGCCATTGTCCTGGGCGGGGACAACACCGATGCCCACCGGGAAATCGCCGAGACGATCCGTAGTGAGATCGAGGCGCTGGAGCTGGCATTTGACAACGGCAAAAGAAGCGTCACGGCGAGCATCGGGGGCGTTGCATCATATCCGGCGCCGGACGAGCGGGTCGAAACCCTGTTGGCAGCGGCCGACCGGATGCTCTACCGGGCCAAAACACAGGGGCGGAACCGGGTCGTCTTCGAACGGCTGCCGCAATGGCATGCCGACAGCTGATACGTTTTTGCAACGCTTCATGCGCTATAATGGCGCTATGAAAATGCTCCATTTCGAAGAGACACGCACCATGTTCAAACCCATCATCGACCGCCTCAACGCCAAAGGACTCATCTATAAAAAACTGGATGAAGTGCCGCCCAAAGCGCTGGGGATACGTAACAAGATCCGTCTCTTCAACGCCACGGACCGCCAGGGGTATTACACCGCGATCTTTGTAGTCGCCCAGAAGAGCCGGGTCGTGATGAAAGATGTCGAGAAGTTCGAAATGATCCTGCGCAAGCTGGAACTCTACGTCGACCATGCCTTCAAACAGCGGGTTCTGATGCTCGACGCACCGCTCTGCTCCAAAGCCGAAGCCGCCTTCAAGCAGCAGGGGTGGAAGCTTATCTGATGCTGCTGTGCGACATCGGCAACACCTCTTTGCATTTTTACGACGAAGAAAGCGGGCGTGACTATAGAGAACCGGCCGCCACGTTTGACCCCGCCGAAGTGACCGTTCCCGTCTATTACATCAACGTCAATGCCGCGTTGCAGCCCCGCCTCGATAGCCTGGAAAACTGGACCGACCTGCGCCCCTTCATTGCGTGGGAGGATTACTATGCGACGATGGGCATCGACCGCGTCGCGGCCTGCGAAGCGGTGGAAGAGGGGGTCATCGTCGATGCGGGCAGTGCCATCACCGTGGACGTCGTACGCGGCGGCCGTTTCGAGGGGGGATTCATCTACCCGGGCGTTTCGGCGCTTTCTGAGACCTACCGCCGCATCTCCCCGCGCCTGGACAGCTCATTCAATTTTGATATGCAATTGGATAAAATGCCGAAAAATACGAAAGATGCGATCAGTTACGGCGCACTGGGGCTGCTGGCCCGCGAAGTGCGCGCATACGGTCTGCCGGTCTACCTCACCGGCGGGAACGCATTGGAGCTCATGCCGCTGTTCGGCGCGCCGAACCATGAACCGCTGCTGCTGTTTTCGGGCATGAAAAAGATCATTCAAAAGGCTGGACTATGTTGACCGTCGCGCTGCCCAAGGGCAGAATCGCCAAAGAGACCCTCGAGATTTTCGAGACGATTTTCGGAGAGAAGTTCGCCTTCGATGACCGCAAGCTGATTCTCGATACGCCGAACTTCCGTTTCCTGCTGGTACGCAACCAGGATGTGGCGACGTATGTCTACCACCAGGCCGCCGATATCGGCGTCGTGGGGCTCGATACGCTTGAAGAGCAGGGGCTCGATGTCATCCGCCTGCTGGACCTCGGGCGCGGCTACTGCCGGGTCGCCATCGGCATGAAACAGGGCGAAAAGCTCGACCTCACCAAGCCCGAGATCAAAGTCGCGACCAAGATGGTCAACATCACCAAGCGCTACTTCGCCGAACGCGCCGTTGCCGCCGATGTCATCAAACTCTACGGCTCCATCGAACTGGCCCCGCTGGTCGGGCTGGCGGATATGATCGTCGATATCGTCGAAACGGGAACGACGATGAAGCAGAACGGCCTGGAGGTCGTCGAGGAGATCATGGAGTCGACGACGCATCTGATCGCGAACAAGAACAGCTACTTCGAGAAAAAAGCGGAGATCCTCGACATCTACGAGAAGATCAACAAGGTGATCAGTGAGTCTTGACCTCTACGCGAAAGCGGAACACCTGCTCGGCATTGAGGAGTCGACCGAGCGGCTGCACGATCTCTATATTCAGACCCTGAAAAACTACCCGGTCAAAACACTGCTCGACATCGGCTGCGGCCGGGGCTTCCTGATGGAAAAAGCGCAGGAGCTCGGCATGGTCTGCACCGGCATCGACCAGAGTGCGGTGATGGTCGAGGCCGCGGCGGCCAAAGGATTGACGGCCGCAAAAAAAGGGATCTGCGAAGTCGAGGGGAGCTACGACGCGGCGGTGGCCGTTTTTGACGTGCTCAACTTCCTCGACAAGGACGGACTCTTCATCTTTTTGCAGTGCGTGGCGCAGCGGCTCAACCCCGGCGGGATCTTCATTGCCGACATCAACACCCTGCACGGCTTCACGGATGTCGCCGAGGGGACGATGACCAACGAGGATGAAAACCATTTCCTGGCCGTCGATGCCTATTTCGAATCCGAAGAACTGCACACCGAATTCACCCTCTTTACGAAAACGTCGCCGGAGTGCTACATGAAGGAGCAGTCGGAGATCGTGCAGTGGTTCCACCCGCTCAAACGTTTCCGCAACGTGCCGAACCTCAAACTGACCCACTATAAAAATATCTCGCTTTACGACACGAACGACAAAATGCTGCTGGTGTTTCAGGCGGTCTGAATCCCCCCTGCGTGAAAACGGCGCCGTAATGTTATACTCTTGGCATGAAAATGCCGGGGCACGTTAACCTTTTTCTGTTTCTCATCGTGGCGCTGTTCCTGTCTGCAGAGGAGGAGCCGTCCTCTTTTCCATCCGTCTTCGACGCCCCTGTTCCCGAATGCGACTGCAGCGCCCTCGTCAATGAAGTCAATGTCCACAGGGCGATCAGCATCTATGAGTGGCAGACGCGCCTGGATGAGAAAAAGGGGTGGCTGGAGAGCGGCATGGAGTATGTTGACGCGTTCCATGCGGATGTGACCCAGAAGGTGCATGTGCTCTCGGCCAATGCAGATGTGCAGATTCTCAGCTGGAGCGGCGGCGAAACGAAAAAAAAGCGCCATAGAGTCCCCCGGGACGGTAATGCCAGTGAAGGGATCTCGGGCTACTTCAACCGGCTCTTTCATGATGACACTTTCCTCTACAGCAATGAAGGAAGCTATCTCATATTGCGCGCAGGGGTTGAGTACAACGAGAAGGCGGGCGAATCGTTTCTCAATAATGTCCGGTTCGCGATGAAACTGCCCCGCACCCAGGACCGGCTGCAGATCTTTATCGGGGACCCTTTGGCGGACAAGGACAAAGATGTCGTCTCCGAAAACGGGCAGATCGATGAGACGACCGGGGTGGGGGCGCGCTACTACATCCCGGATGCCGTCAAGAATCTGAAATCAAGCGTTTCCATCGGTTTCCGGGGAATGACCAACCCTTTCACGCAGTGGCGCGTCGAATATCCCATGAACTTTTATGACTGGCTCATTCGGCCGGTACAGTATGTGGACTACTCCGTCAAACGAAAGTTTTACGAAGAGAGCGACCTCTATTTCGACCGGCGAATCTCACGAGAAGAGATGGTGCGTCTGCAGCTGCAGCGCTCCACCGAGACCGACAAGGTCGGCATGGGGTATATGGGGGCGATCTCCTACTTCAAGACCCGGCGCTTCGGCGCGGGGTTCCGGACCTATGTGTCCGCATCGGGGCGTACCGAGGTCGATGCTGTCCAGAGCAGTGACACGAACAGCACCGCCGCCCAGATGACACCGGGCATTTACCGGTACAGCGTCGGCGTCGGCTGGAAACAGTCGTTCCTGCGGTCATGGCTCTTTTATGAGATCAACCCCCGGATCGATTATGACATGCAGTACAACTGGGGACCGAACTACGTCTGCCGGTTCTGGCTGGAGATCTATTTCGGCGATACCTGAGCCAGCAGTTTTTTCATCAGTTCGATATGGTAGCTCTCCTGGAAGTTGATGAAATCGAAGAAGGCGGAGAGCTCCTCGTCCCTGACCGCTTCGGCGAGGGAACGGCACTGCTCCTTGGCATTCTCCTCTTCACTGATGCCGTTTCGGATAAACGCCTCGATGTCGGTGATCTTGTAGGTCTGCTCATGCAGGGGACGGGGCAGGGCAAGGATCCCCATCTTCGCCATCATGTTCCCGAACGATTTAAGATGGAACTGGGACTCGTCGATGAGGTCCTGGTAGATGTCGCGCTCCAGAAGATCACGGCTTTCATTCTGCATATAGGCGTAAATGAGGATCAGTTCGTACTCTTTATAGGACTCCTCGAACAGGAAAAGGGTGAGGGCATCGGTCTGAGCGGTATCAAGCGTTTTGCCCGGCAGGGTACGGTGGCGGTCGAAGGCCGTAATAGGCGCATTGCTGTCGGGACGCGCACGCAGTGTCTCCAGCCTGGCGATGAGGTACTGGTCGTCGGTGATCATCCGTGCCGAGAGCGCCGAATCGGGATAGGCGGCCATGGTCGCTTTGACGGCCGCGCCCAGGGCGTGCAGGGCTTCGGCATTGTCGGCTGGGCGACCCAGATCGATGTCGCGGTCATAGGTGTAGGCGGTACCGTTCTCTGCCAGTTCCCGTGCGATCCAGCGCAGATGCCTGAAGGCGATCTGGGCGTGGTCGTAGAGCTCGGATTTGACCGCTTCGTCTTCAATCATGAAGGAGGTGAAAAGCACGTTGAGCCAGAGGGCGTGTTTGCGTTCGAAGATCGCCGGGGTCATTCTTCTTCCTCCGTCGCACAGCTGCTGGCGATGGGGAGTTTGTGAAGCTCCTCTTCTCCCCCGGCCGCACGGTGGGCGAGGTTCTGCAGGGCGGCTTTGAACGCGGTGAGCACGAGCTCGGAGCAGGCCCGCTGTTTTTCGGGGGCCCCGGCGACCTGTTGCTCCATGCTGTGCATGATACGGATCGCTTCGTCGACGCTCGCGCCCTTGACCATTTCGGTGAAGACGGAACCGAGCACGACGGTGTCCTGGCAGCCGTTGGTCGCGAAGGCGATCTCGCCGACGGCTTTGGGATCCTGCCCGAGGTAGAGGATGACGTACTCGCCGCTGCGGTCATCATAGCCGAGGCCGACCCCGCCGGGTGCCTCCAGTTTGCCGTAGTTTTTCGGCTGCATCATATGTTCGATAATCTCTTCGCTGAGTTCCATCCGCGCCCCCTGTGTACACTTCTTGTGCTATTATTCTAACCTTAAATACTTAGAGGGAGCGCCGTGCAGGTCGCTTCTGCCAAGGAGATGCCCTGAGCCGCCGCAAACCCGTCCAAGACAACGGTTTTACTGCCAAAGATTTTCTGGTGACGACCCCCGAGGAGATGCAACGCCGCGGATGGGAACAGCTGGACGTCATCCTGGTCAGCGGGGATGCCTATATCGACTCGCCCTTTATCGGCGTGGCGATGGTGGGGCGTATCCTGGAGCGCGAGGGGTACCGGGTCGGGATCATCGGCCAGCCCGACATTGAAAGCGGCGACGACATCGCGCGTCTCGGCGAGCCCAGGCTCTTCTGGGGCGTGAGCGGCGGCAGCGTCGACTCGATGGTTTCCAACTACACCGCGACGAAGAAGTTCCGCAACAGCGACGATTACACTCCCGGCGGCAAAAACGACAGGCGTCCCGACCGCGCGACCCTGGTCTATACGAACCTGATCCGCCGCCATTTCAAAAACACGGCCCCGATCGTCCTTGGGGGCATCGAAGCAAGCCTGCGCCGCATCACGCACTACGATTACTGGAGCAACAAGCTGCGCAAACCGATTCTCTTTGATGCCAAAGCGGATTACCTGATCTACGGGATGGGGGAGATCGCGCTGCTGGACCTGGTCCACACCCTGGAAAAGGGGGAAGAGCCGATGAAGGTGC is a genomic window of Sulfurimonas sp. HSL1-2 containing:
- a CDS encoding GGDEF domain-containing protein translates to MVDKAQLHTQVFHSLNEQIAVIDSRGTILEVNAAWKRFGTDNGLAETFASVGCSYLSVLEAAILSGDTLAIEASAGIMDVVKGRRKEFRYEYPCHSPEKKRWFMMHVSPLYGSDMTMFVVAHYDITQRYLAEEHAAFLSQHDPLTGLANRRRFGEFVQEAIRRDARSGQSVTLLELDLDNFKSFNDALGHPAGDDCLMQVAAVLQEHTRRPDDLAVRLGGDEFAIVLGGDNTDAHREIAETIRSEIEALELAFDNGKRSVTASIGGVASYPAPDERVETLLAAADRMLYRAKTQGRNRVVFERLPQWHADS
- a CDS encoding type III pantothenate kinase, which produces MEAYLMLLCDIGNTSLHFYDEESGRDYREPAATFDPAEVTVPVYYINVNAALQPRLDSLENWTDLRPFIAWEDYYATMGIDRVAACEAVEEGVIVDAGSAITVDVVRGGRFEGGFIYPGVSALSETYRRISPRLDSSFNFDMQLDKMPKNTKDAISYGALGLLAREVRAYGLPVYLTGGNALELMPLFGAPNHEPLLLFSGMKKIIQKAGLC
- the hisG gene encoding ATP phosphoribosyltransferase — protein: MLTVALPKGRIAKETLEIFETIFGEKFAFDDRKLILDTPNFRFLLVRNQDVATYVYHQAADIGVVGLDTLEEQGLDVIRLLDLGRGYCRVAIGMKQGEKLDLTKPEIKVATKMVNITKRYFAERAVAADVIKLYGSIELAPLVGLADMIVDIVETGTTMKQNGLEVVEEIMESTTHLIANKNSYFEKKAEILDIYEKINKVISES
- a CDS encoding class I SAM-dependent methyltransferase, whose translation is MSLDLYAKAEHLLGIEESTERLHDLYIQTLKNYPVKTLLDIGCGRGFLMEKAQELGMVCTGIDQSAVMVEAAAAKGLTAAKKGICEVEGSYDAAVAVFDVLNFLDKDGLFIFLQCVAQRLNPGGIFIADINTLHGFTDVAEGTMTNEDENHFLAVDAYFESEELHTEFTLFTKTSPECYMKEQSEIVQWFHPLKRFRNVPNLKLTHYKNISLYDTNDKMLLVFQAV
- a CDS encoding iron-binding protein; the encoded protein is MTPAIFERKHALWLNVLFTSFMIEDEAVKSELYDHAQIAFRHLRWIARELAENGTAYTYDRDIDLGRPADNAEALHALGAAVKATMAAYPDSALSARMITDDQYLIARLETLRARPDSNAPITAFDRHRTLPGKTLDTAQTDALTLFLFEESYKEYELILIYAYMQNESRDLLERDIYQDLIDESQFHLKSFGNMMAKMGILALPRPLHEQTYKITDIEAFIRNGISEEENAKEQCRSLAEAVRDEELSAFFDFINFQESYHIELMKKLLAQVSPK
- a CDS encoding iron-sulfur cluster assembly scaffold protein, which gives rise to MELSEEIIEHMMQPKNYGKLEAPGGVGLGYDDRSGEYVILYLGQDPKAVGEIAFATNGCQDTVVLGSVFTEMVKGASVDEAIRIMHSMEQQVAGAPEKQRACSELVLTAFKAALQNLAHRAAGGEEELHKLPIASSCATEEEE